From a single Lentisphaera profundi genomic region:
- a CDS encoding prepilin-type N-terminal cleavage/methylation domain-containing protein, translated as MKKFTLIELLVVIAILGILASLLLPALGKARKKSQQAVCNSQQKQVSTALYMYAEDNDEYFPAVDHPTSNTWKGWQLAIGGYLKIDTSNRDNFEGSVFYCPSQENITGTIYQATGIAYNRYFGSNRYYSNGAAFNTFKQLSSIEDATETVSTVDSLDNTDYNTASNTKDSDVGYRHNGGVNVAWVDGHVSWKSTELMSAGKNGANDYYYLIDKP; from the coding sequence ATGAAAAAATTCACACTTATTGAGCTCTTAGTCGTCATTGCCATTTTAGGCATTCTAGCCTCTTTGCTTCTCCCGGCCCTCGGTAAAGCTCGAAAAAAATCTCAGCAGGCTGTGTGTAACTCACAACAGAAACAAGTAAGCACTGCCCTTTATATGTACGCCGAAGATAATGATGAATATTTCCCGGCTGTAGATCACCCTACATCAAATACTTGGAAAGGCTGGCAGCTTGCCATCGGTGGGTACCTTAAAATTGACACGTCCAATAGAGATAACTTTGAGGGCTCAGTCTTTTATTGCCCAAGTCAAGAAAATATTACGGGAACAATCTACCAAGCCACAGGTATAGCTTATAATCGCTATTTTGGGTCCAATCGCTATTACTCTAACGGAGCTGCATTTAATACCTTTAAGCAGCTTAGCTCTATTGAAGATGCGACAGAAACAGTAAGCACCGTCGATTCTTTAGATAATACTGACTATAACACAGCTTCAAATACTAAAGATAGTGATGTTGGTTATCGCCATAACGGTGGTGTTAATGTCGCCTGGGTAGATGGTCATGTCTCTTGGAAGTCAACTGAGTTAATGTCTGCAGGTAAAAATGGGGCAAACGATTATTACTACCTCATAGATAAACCTTAA
- a CDS encoding DUF7133 domain-containing protein, whose product MKKFTKSFISLVALTTCLQAAQDAKTLKSQRFSGPDKTPCPAVIAASPYGDVFVGVDMQGSLGKKINMGMIKRLRDKNNDGIADELTDYARVDNPRGIVSIGNQLIVLHCTQKDGKVYGQDISLFVDADNDGVADGPGKVLVKGIGNPKFIQSRGADHCTNNIRLGIDGWLYISIGDFGFVNAEGVDGNKLTFYGGGVARVRPDGTELEMFVHGTRNVYDVAIDPFMNVFSRENTNDGVGWWVRFNHYIQSAEYGYPCLYKNFIEDMIPALGMYGGGSGTGALYLQEPGWPKEYNNKPLMADWGRSTIFIHDVKTDGPTFTDIPSEFLKVSQVADLDVDASGRMYVAAWNGAGYKGNPNKGYVERYVPAGWKYKVFPDLTKASKTELLGFIDTASATARVYAQQEILARKDQSYINDLVQLAKSAKTLEARVAAVYTLAQLAQGSAFTELVKLSKIAELREHAVRLMGDRKPFNQKADVKLISSYLKDENPRVQVAAAVALGRIGKKLVGDDLISVATPPQRKAFAQAEVKAEVKSKVAKEVKEFASVKVTYKNNTVEIKGDISTYKSLVLIVDSLGSNGGDHAAWIEPTVILKNGQKIALTSVKWKKAKGGWGKTVVNKDCLGKELKNLKGETLKGIGTHASSMIEYKLPKGAKSFTAKGILSSGAQKSATVKFIVSSAAKKSLQKPTSSKDAKTECSAPNPSIILPHIARQALVQLNGYEAAIKALNSNDKIQQEAALNTMKFMHEVNVVDALIERLKSADPELKKKTYSVLMRLQQKDVDWDGSTWWSTRPNPAGPYFEPTPWAQSERIASVLKAYLASQASEDKEQILAELKKNRCVLDASAKVAEPKKPLKAGDIKLADSAIEDVIVYLTKNKGNAKRGQELIKTVGCIACHNTEFGMAVKGPDLSKLGNMSKAALAESIIRPGASIAQSWKTVTMADGTVHIGTVVKQSPKQIVLHNIAGIATKLDTKQVKKIEPGLNMMSLHLVDGLSLQQFTDLLEYIQSMDTKRKK is encoded by the coding sequence ATGAAAAAATTCACAAAATCTTTTATCTCACTTGTTGCCTTAACAACTTGTCTCCAGGCAGCGCAAGATGCTAAGACTTTAAAATCACAAAGATTTTCGGGACCTGATAAAACGCCTTGTCCTGCCGTGATTGCGGCCTCGCCTTACGGCGATGTCTTTGTTGGCGTGGACATGCAAGGATCTTTGGGCAAGAAAATAAATATGGGCATGATTAAACGTCTGCGAGATAAGAATAATGACGGTATAGCTGACGAACTTACTGATTATGCAAGGGTGGATAATCCTCGTGGGATTGTCTCGATTGGTAATCAGCTCATAGTTTTACATTGCACCCAAAAAGATGGTAAGGTCTATGGTCAAGATATTTCGCTTTTTGTCGATGCGGATAATGATGGCGTAGCCGATGGTCCGGGTAAGGTTTTAGTTAAGGGGATCGGCAATCCTAAATTCATTCAAAGTCGCGGTGCGGATCACTGTACCAATAATATTCGCTTGGGCATTGATGGTTGGCTCTATATTTCTATTGGTGACTTTGGCTTTGTGAATGCCGAGGGCGTAGATGGCAATAAACTCACGTTTTATGGAGGTGGAGTGGCGCGTGTTCGTCCTGATGGAACAGAACTCGAGATGTTTGTTCACGGTACAAGAAATGTATATGACGTCGCTATAGATCCTTTCATGAACGTCTTTTCACGTGAGAATACGAATGATGGAGTGGGTTGGTGGGTACGATTTAATCACTACATCCAATCAGCTGAGTACGGTTATCCCTGTCTCTATAAAAATTTCATCGAAGATATGATCCCTGCATTGGGAATGTATGGCGGTGGTTCAGGAACGGGCGCACTTTATCTTCAAGAGCCAGGCTGGCCCAAAGAATACAATAATAAGCCCTTGATGGCCGATTGGGGACGTTCCACAATCTTCATTCATGATGTTAAAACAGATGGTCCAACATTTACCGATATACCAAGTGAATTTCTAAAAGTCTCTCAAGTAGCCGACTTGGATGTGGATGCCTCGGGTCGTATGTATGTGGCGGCCTGGAATGGTGCGGGTTATAAAGGCAATCCGAATAAAGGTTACGTGGAACGCTATGTGCCTGCAGGCTGGAAATATAAGGTTTTCCCAGATTTAACTAAGGCTTCGAAGACTGAACTCTTAGGCTTTATTGATACGGCGAGTGCGACTGCAAGGGTTTATGCTCAACAAGAAATTTTAGCGCGTAAGGATCAGTCCTACATAAATGATTTAGTTCAATTAGCGAAGTCCGCAAAGACTTTGGAAGCACGAGTAGCAGCAGTTTATACCTTAGCACAATTAGCTCAAGGTTCTGCTTTTACTGAGCTTGTGAAATTAAGTAAGATAGCAGAACTACGTGAGCATGCAGTGCGTTTGATGGGGGACAGGAAACCTTTCAATCAAAAAGCAGACGTCAAGCTTATAAGCAGCTATTTAAAGGATGAGAATCCTCGTGTTCAAGTAGCGGCAGCCGTAGCACTTGGACGCATTGGCAAAAAACTTGTAGGAGATGACTTGATTTCGGTCGCCACTCCACCTCAAAGAAAAGCATTCGCACAAGCGGAAGTAAAAGCTGAAGTTAAAAGCAAAGTTGCTAAAGAAGTAAAAGAGTTTGCATCGGTAAAAGTTACTTACAAAAACAATACGGTAGAGATTAAAGGTGATATAAGCACTTATAAAAGCTTAGTTCTTATTGTTGATAGCCTAGGAAGCAATGGCGGAGATCACGCTGCTTGGATTGAGCCGACCGTGATTCTAAAGAATGGTCAAAAAATTGCTCTGACGTCAGTGAAATGGAAGAAAGCGAAAGGTGGCTGGGGCAAGACCGTCGTGAACAAAGATTGTCTTGGCAAAGAACTCAAAAATCTGAAAGGCGAGACTCTGAAAGGGATTGGGACTCACGCGAGTTCAATGATCGAGTATAAGCTTCCAAAGGGAGCTAAAAGTTTCACTGCCAAAGGGATTTTAAGTTCGGGTGCACAGAAAAGTGCAACAGTTAAGTTTATTGTGAGTTCAGCAGCTAAGAAAAGTTTACAAAAGCCAACAAGTTCAAAAGATGCCAAGACAGAATGCTCAGCGCCAAATCCGAGTATTATTCTTCCTCATATTGCTCGCCAAGCACTGGTTCAATTGAATGGTTATGAAGCGGCAATAAAGGCTTTGAATAGCAATGATAAGATTCAGCAAGAAGCAGCGTTAAATACAATGAAGTTTATGCACGAAGTTAATGTCGTTGATGCCTTGATTGAGCGTCTTAAATCTGCTGATCCAGAGCTTAAGAAGAAAACTTATAGCGTATTGATGCGTCTTCAGCAAAAAGATGTGGACTGGGATGGAAGTACTTGGTGGAGCACTCGTCCAAACCCCGCCGGACCCTATTTTGAACCGACGCCTTGGGCACAATCTGAGCGCATTGCTAGCGTACTGAAAGCTTATTTAGCGAGCCAAGCAAGTGAAGACAAAGAGCAGATTTTAGCGGAGCTTAAGAAAAATCGTTGTGTACTCGATGCAAGTGCCAAAGTTGCAGAGCCTAAAAAGCCATTAAAAGCAGGCGATATCAAATTAGCGGATTCAGCAATTGAAGATGTGATAGTGTACTTAACGAAGAATAAAGGCAATGCTAAACGTGGCCAAGAACTGATTAAAACAGTGGGTTGCATTGCTTGTCACAATACAGAATTTGGAATGGCAGTGAAAGGACCCGATCTGAGTAAATTAGGTAATATGAGCAAGGCGGCATTAGCCGAGTCGATTATTAGGCCGGGTGCGAGCATCGCTCAATCTTGGAAAACAGTGACAATGGCAGATGGTACGGTTCATATTGGTACAGTGGTCAAGCAAAGTCCCAAGCAAATTGTACTCCACAATATCGCCGGTATAGCTACTAAATTAGATACTAAGCAGGTCAAGAAAATTGAGCCAGGCTTAAATATGATGTCCTTGCATCTCGTAGATGGACTCAGCCTCCAGCAGTTTACTGATTTACTTGAGTATATTCAATCAATGGATACTAAGCGTAAAAAGTAA
- a CDS encoding excinuclease ABC subunit UvrC, giving the protein MNERDEFSSRKITPQPGVYVFRDRFAKVIYVGKAKSLRKRLSSYFQASRLATADPKLRSLINSIAFYETYEVNSESEALLLESRFIKEYSPHYNILMRDDKNFYLVKVTLNEPYPRLLLTRVRKDDNSAYFGPFPCSSAIRSTVDFLTRYFKLRTCTSRIPDLSDRKHCKEQILRNCSAPCDQSVSQEQYRESVDDMIKVLDGHIAEIVADLTEAMQNHVEKLQFEKAALNRDIITNLKSSLKQRRNFVNASINPEHKEDPVADLKKRLELKDSPTIIECFDNSNFQGTHAVASMVRFVKGKPDNKSYRHFKIKTVEGPDDFASMKEIVLRRYSRLLKENRPLPDLILIDGGKGQLSSALQSLDALGIGEIPCYGLAKKYELLYSRDDSEGKILPRSSAGLKMLQHLRDESHRFAITFHRKLRQKQVANSLLDDIAGIGKKRKMTLLKHFGSVREIRKASPQDIADAVPGLGEKCAHLILDHLKKN; this is encoded by the coding sequence ATGAATGAACGCGACGAATTTAGCTCACGAAAAATAACTCCCCAACCGGGTGTCTACGTCTTTCGTGACCGCTTTGCCAAAGTTATCTATGTCGGCAAAGCCAAATCACTACGCAAGCGTCTATCGAGCTATTTCCAAGCCTCGCGACTCGCGACTGCTGACCCAAAACTCCGTTCACTCATTAATAGCATTGCCTTCTATGAAACCTACGAAGTTAATTCTGAATCAGAGGCGCTTTTACTCGAATCAAGATTTATTAAAGAGTATTCTCCTCATTACAACATCTTAATGCGTGACGATAAAAATTTCTACTTGGTCAAAGTCACTCTTAATGAGCCCTACCCGCGACTTTTACTCACCCGGGTAAGAAAGGATGATAACTCGGCCTATTTTGGCCCTTTCCCCTGCTCTAGTGCCATTCGCTCGACGGTAGATTTTTTGACGCGTTACTTTAAGCTGCGTACCTGTACGAGTCGTATCCCCGACTTGAGTGATCGCAAACATTGCAAAGAACAGATTTTACGCAATTGCTCCGCTCCTTGTGACCAAAGTGTTAGCCAAGAGCAATACCGTGAAAGTGTCGATGATATGATAAAGGTCCTCGATGGCCACATAGCCGAAATCGTTGCCGACCTCACCGAAGCCATGCAAAATCATGTCGAAAAGCTGCAATTCGAAAAAGCAGCTCTCAATCGAGATATCATCACCAATCTTAAGTCTTCCCTCAAACAAAGACGAAATTTTGTTAATGCTTCCATTAACCCGGAGCACAAAGAAGACCCCGTTGCGGACTTAAAGAAAAGACTTGAGCTGAAAGACTCTCCTACGATTATTGAATGTTTTGATAACTCCAATTTCCAAGGTACCCATGCAGTTGCCTCGATGGTGCGTTTTGTCAAGGGTAAGCCCGATAACAAAAGCTACCGTCATTTTAAAATCAAAACGGTTGAAGGCCCCGACGATTTCGCTTCGATGAAAGAAATTGTCTTGAGGCGTTATAGCCGCCTGCTCAAAGAGAATCGTCCTTTGCCTGACCTCATTTTAATCGATGGGGGCAAAGGTCAGCTCAGCTCAGCACTACAATCTCTTGACGCACTCGGCATTGGTGAGATTCCGTGCTATGGCTTGGCAAAAAAATATGAATTACTCTATAGTCGTGATGATTCCGAAGGCAAAATCCTACCACGTTCCTCCGCTGGTCTAAAGATGCTACAGCACCTCAGAGATGAGTCACATCGCTTTGCGATTACTTTTCATCGAAAACTCAGACAGAAGCAAGTCGCCAACTCTCTATTAGACGACATTGCTGGCATTGGAAAAAAGAGAAAAATGACGCTCTTAAAGCACTTTGGTTCCGTTCGTGAAATCCGCAAAGCCTCTCCACAAGATATTGCCGATGCTGTGCCTGGCCTCGGCGAAAAATGTGCTCACCTCATCCTTGATCATCTCAAGAAAAATTAG
- a CDS encoding helix-turn-helix domain-containing protein, protein MRNRVLSKKVLLSFIPMGAIIGVFVLKPLVIMLIWLEFKLPANPDVPLPTYVVNNMLKSFSFEMILVTLAFASIGMIIGLVFWLFLKEVAKREQMIDFLTNQPGNDLAALIAVGENDTVEFKSSMRWDYQNDKLNKVLEVVIIKTIAGFLNTRGGTLLIGVDDDGLSLGLDKDYSTLKKKNSDGYEQYINGLISSYLGTDLCAKINIMFHQLDDKEICRILILPAKFPVYSQNGNKTQFFMRAGGGTRELNIKEAMKYISSRWESN, encoded by the coding sequence ATGAGAAATAGAGTTCTATCAAAAAAGGTTCTCCTGAGCTTTATCCCAATGGGAGCCATTATTGGGGTATTTGTTCTTAAGCCTTTGGTTATTATGCTGATTTGGTTGGAATTTAAACTTCCCGCTAATCCTGACGTACCTTTGCCCACTTATGTGGTTAATAATATGCTCAAATCATTTTCATTTGAAATGATTTTAGTGACGCTAGCTTTCGCTTCGATTGGAATGATTATTGGCTTGGTCTTTTGGCTCTTTTTGAAAGAAGTAGCTAAGCGCGAACAAATGATCGATTTTTTGACCAATCAACCCGGCAATGATTTGGCGGCTTTAATTGCAGTAGGTGAAAATGATACAGTAGAATTTAAGTCTTCCATGCGCTGGGATTATCAGAATGATAAGCTCAATAAAGTTCTGGAAGTGGTGATTATAAAAACGATTGCGGGTTTTTTAAATACCCGTGGTGGTACGCTGCTCATTGGTGTTGATGACGATGGCCTAAGCCTTGGCTTGGATAAAGATTACTCGACCCTAAAGAAAAAAAATTCCGATGGTTACGAACAATATATCAATGGCCTTATCTCATCTTATTTAGGTACGGATTTATGTGCAAAAATCAATATCATGTTTCATCAATTAGATGATAAAGAAATTTGTCGCATCTTAATCTTGCCCGCTAAGTTCCCCGTCTACTCCCAAAATGGCAACAAAACCCAGTTTTTTATGCGTGCCGGTGGCGGAACCCGTGAACTCAATATCAAAGAAGCAATGAAATACATTTCCAGCCGCTGGGAAAGTAATTAA
- the argS gene encoding arginine--tRNA ligase, whose amino-acid sequence MKSLLAQLRDKVSLAVNAVAGDIEIKGSILVPSQNPKFGDYQCNVSMELAGKLSKASGEKVNPRQIATAIMEKLEVAEFSEAPEIAGPGFINFKLKQEALADYARQMLRDDRLGMAKTAKPERVLVDFSGPNLAKEMHVGHLRSTIIGDSIARFMEFEGHDVLRMNHVGDWGTQFGMLIQYIRETRPGALDNPESFEIADLEDFYREAKKRFDESDDFKDAARRAVVDLQSGDKATLAVWEVFCEESLKHCHEIYGQLDIKISDRGESAYNDMLKTVVEDLKSDGKAVQTEGAWGVFLDGYKNKEDEPLPTIVQKSDGGYIYATTDLAAIRYRFAEQKTDKLIYVTDARQKTHFDQVFEISELMDWAPKDSMGHIGFGMMLGKDGKPFKTRTGGTVKLKDLLVEAESRADILARELSPGLTEEEYKEIAFAAGLGGVKYSDLSHSVGTDYKFDWDKMLATDGNTAIYILMTYARTRGLSRKAGIDVDSLVDIESLPVGSEQELKLIKKLASTPDVWQGVVSDLAPHLLLNHLYEVARDFGSFWNSCPILKIEDEELKRSRLALAGGVGRVLKWGLSMVGIKTLDKL is encoded by the coding sequence ATGAAATCACTCCTCGCCCAATTAAGAGACAAGGTCAGTTTGGCCGTTAATGCCGTAGCTGGTGATATTGAAATTAAGGGATCCATCTTAGTTCCTTCCCAAAACCCTAAGTTTGGTGATTATCAATGCAATGTGTCCATGGAACTCGCGGGCAAACTTTCAAAAGCTAGTGGAGAGAAAGTCAATCCAAGACAAATTGCTACGGCAATTATGGAAAAACTTGAAGTCGCTGAGTTCAGTGAAGCACCTGAAATTGCGGGTCCTGGTTTTATTAACTTTAAATTAAAGCAAGAAGCTTTAGCGGATTACGCAAGACAAATGCTTCGTGATGATCGTTTGGGAATGGCAAAAACTGCTAAGCCTGAACGTGTTTTAGTAGATTTCTCAGGTCCTAATTTAGCCAAAGAAATGCATGTGGGTCATTTGCGCTCCACTATTATTGGTGACTCAATTGCACGCTTTATGGAATTTGAAGGTCATGATGTTTTACGTATGAATCACGTCGGTGACTGGGGGACTCAGTTCGGAATGTTGATTCAGTATATTCGCGAAACACGTCCAGGTGCTCTGGATAATCCAGAATCATTTGAGATTGCGGATTTAGAAGACTTCTATAGAGAAGCAAAAAAACGTTTCGATGAATCAGATGACTTTAAAGATGCGGCTCGTCGTGCGGTTGTCGACCTCCAATCCGGTGACAAAGCCACACTCGCAGTGTGGGAAGTCTTTTGTGAAGAAAGCCTGAAGCATTGCCATGAAATTTATGGACAGCTCGATATCAAAATCAGCGATCGCGGGGAATCGGCTTACAATGATATGCTCAAAACTGTTGTCGAAGATTTAAAATCTGATGGCAAAGCAGTCCAGACTGAAGGTGCTTGGGGTGTTTTTCTTGATGGTTACAAAAATAAAGAAGATGAGCCTTTACCCACAATTGTACAAAAATCTGATGGTGGATATATCTACGCAACCACAGATTTAGCCGCGATACGTTATCGCTTTGCTGAGCAAAAAACCGATAAGTTAATCTATGTAACTGATGCGCGTCAAAAAACTCACTTCGATCAAGTTTTCGAGATCTCAGAATTGATGGATTGGGCGCCGAAAGACTCCATGGGCCACATTGGCTTTGGCATGATGCTTGGTAAGGATGGCAAACCCTTCAAAACAAGAACAGGCGGAACCGTGAAACTCAAAGATCTCTTGGTAGAAGCCGAGAGCCGTGCAGATATCTTAGCACGCGAATTATCTCCAGGACTCACTGAAGAAGAGTATAAAGAGATTGCTTTTGCAGCGGGTTTAGGTGGCGTGAAGTATTCCGATTTGAGTCACAGCGTTGGCACCGATTATAAATTTGATTGGGATAAAATGTTGGCCACCGATGGCAATACCGCGATCTATATCCTCATGACTTATGCACGTACCCGTGGTCTATCACGCAAAGCGGGAATTGACGTAGATAGCCTCGTTGATATCGAATCCTTACCTGTAGGTTCTGAACAAGAATTGAAGTTAATTAAAAAGCTTGCTTCAACGCCAGATGTTTGGCAGGGAGTAGTGAGTGATTTAGCTCCTCACCTCTTACTCAATCACCTCTATGAAGTGGCTCGTGACTTTGGTTCATTTTGGAACTCTTGTCCCATCCTTAAGATAGAAGATGAAGAACTTAAGCGCTCTCGCTTAGCTTTGGCAGGTGGTGTTGGACGTGTGCTGAAATGGGGACTTTCCATGGTCGGTATCAAAACTTTGGACAAACTCTAG
- a CDS encoding pyrimidine/purine nucleoside phosphorylase encodes MSEFNNVTIIKAANVYFDGKVTSRAVVFADGTKKTLGYMNAGDYEFGTEKAEIMEALGGKALVLLPGSDDWQTFEAGSSFDVPANSSFKLKIEDGFDYCCSYLD; translated from the coding sequence ATGTCTGAATTTAATAATGTTACTATTATCAAAGCTGCCAATGTTTACTTTGATGGCAAAGTCACAAGCCGTGCAGTTGTTTTTGCTGATGGCACTAAAAAAACTCTTGGTTACATGAATGCTGGCGATTATGAATTTGGTACTGAAAAGGCCGAAATCATGGAAGCACTTGGCGGTAAAGCGCTTGTTTTACTTCCTGGTTCTGATGACTGGCAAACTTTTGAAGCTGGAAGCTCTTTCGATGTTCCTGCAAACTCGAGCTTCAAACTCAAAATCGAAGACGGTTTCGATTACTGCTGTTCTTACTTAGACTAA
- a CDS encoding pseudouridine synthase — MRLDRFVCKSTDFTKNEALQLIHAGEVLVNDEAIINEATQVHENNTIILHGNRLKTRAFRYLLMHKPINTICSNIDEKSYPSLFNLLDVARTSELHIAGRLDADTSGLVLMTDDGRWTFNIISPSKNCKKVYRVGLSREISGDVVEQFKEGVQLQGETKLTLPAELTIITPKEVLLSLTEGKFHQVKRMFAAVGNKVISLHREKIGAISLDVDLGEWRHLTLDEVKALRS; from the coding sequence ATGCGACTTGATCGCTTTGTTTGTAAAAGTACCGACTTCACGAAAAATGAAGCGCTACAATTGATTCATGCAGGGGAAGTCCTCGTCAATGATGAGGCGATCATAAATGAAGCCACTCAAGTGCATGAGAATAATACCATAATACTTCATGGCAATCGCCTAAAAACACGTGCCTTTCGTTACCTGCTCATGCACAAGCCAATCAATACCATTTGTTCAAATATTGATGAGAAATCTTATCCATCTTTATTCAATTTATTAGATGTTGCGAGAACTTCTGAACTCCATATTGCCGGACGTTTGGATGCGGATACAAGTGGTTTAGTTCTTATGACTGACGATGGTCGTTGGACATTTAATATTATCAGCCCGTCAAAGAATTGTAAAAAAGTTTACCGAGTGGGTTTATCACGAGAGATTTCTGGAGATGTCGTCGAGCAATTTAAAGAGGGTGTTCAATTACAAGGAGAAACAAAGCTCACTCTGCCCGCTGAGTTGACGATCATCACTCCTAAGGAAGTGCTCTTGAGTTTAACTGAAGGCAAGTTTCATCAAGTCAAGCGTATGTTTGCTGCTGTGGGCAATAAAGTTATCTCCCTCCACCGTGAAAAGATAGGTGCAATCTCCCTCGATGTTGATCTTGGCGAATGGCGTCACCTTACGCTGGATGAAGTTAAAGCCTTGCGTTCTTGA
- a CDS encoding NADP-dependent oxidoreductase → MEQSEKSNRQFVLAERPVGVPNDDTLRLETTDLPIAQEGQMLLRTVFLSLDPYMRGRMSDAPSYAPPVKLGEVMVGGTVSRVHSSKLVGFSEGDWVLSFNGWQDYALSDGAGVTLLGSNPAQPSWALGIMGMPGFTAWAGLLKIGMPKAGETIVVAAATGPVGSTVGQIGKIMGCRVVGIAGGAEKCAHALEHLGFDACIDHRSEGFVDELTKALPDGIDIYFENVGGKVFDAVLPHLNAHARVPICGMVSQYNVTELPDGPDRMGWLMGQLLRKRITMRGFIIFDDFAPLYPEFAKEMTGWLDSGRIHYREEIIDGLEQALDAFVGLLHGANFGKRVIRVGPSELAL, encoded by the coding sequence ATTGAACAAAGCGAGAAATCAAACCGTCAATTCGTATTGGCGGAGCGCCCAGTGGGCGTACCTAATGACGATACCCTTAGATTAGAAACTACTGATCTACCGATAGCGCAAGAAGGACAGATGTTATTACGAACGGTATTTCTTTCCTTGGACCCGTACATGCGTGGACGGATGAGTGATGCACCTTCGTATGCACCACCAGTTAAGCTTGGCGAGGTGATGGTTGGCGGGACGGTGTCGCGTGTTCATAGCTCGAAATTGGTGGGGTTCAGTGAGGGGGATTGGGTACTGAGTTTCAATGGCTGGCAAGATTACGCTTTGTCCGACGGTGCGGGAGTGACGCTATTGGGAAGCAACCCAGCGCAACCATCTTGGGCTTTGGGGATTATGGGCATGCCCGGATTTACTGCATGGGCGGGACTTTTGAAAATCGGTATGCCAAAGGCGGGTGAAACGATTGTCGTTGCGGCAGCCACAGGTCCAGTAGGTTCGACAGTGGGACAAATTGGCAAAATCATGGGTTGCCGAGTTGTTGGTATCGCTGGTGGGGCGGAGAAATGTGCGCATGCCCTAGAGCACTTGGGGTTTGATGCCTGCATAGATCATCGTTCGGAGGGTTTTGTCGATGAGTTGACTAAAGCACTACCCGATGGGATTGATATCTACTTTGAGAATGTCGGAGGCAAAGTTTTTGATGCTGTGCTGCCGCATTTAAATGCTCATGCGCGGGTGCCAATTTGTGGTATGGTTTCACAATATAATGTAACAGAACTTCCCGATGGACCAGATCGAATGGGGTGGTTGATGGGGCAGTTACTACGTAAGCGAATCACCATGCGTGGATTTATTATATTTGATGATTTTGCACCACTATATCCTGAGTTTGCTAAAGAAATGACGGGATGGTTAGATTCCGGACGTATTCACTATCGTGAAGAAATAATTGATGGGCTCGAACAGGCCTTAGATGCTTTTGTGGGCTTGTTGCATGGAGCAAATTTTGGCAAACGCGTAATTCGCGTGGGGCCCTCAGAATTGGCATTATAG